Proteins found in one Oncorhynchus tshawytscha isolate Ot180627B linkage group LG25, Otsh_v2.0, whole genome shotgun sequence genomic segment:
- the LOC112224670 gene encoding zinc finger protein 664 isoform X1 — MYKLQLLNLFLNEKLIAVPLEISVAVKKTIAEHQEEICRLRRANERLRRILDLVFKPVIKLHRLADLQQFTLPEEEVNCGQQHCEQEWSANLGPVESDAVESIWDSINIITVENQTESEEESNRESQSTSDYQPHSDVNPDSDNEKVDGVVSRIPPSRSKRGRGRPRKHTGESPDLKCDVCGKLLATAANLKRHQQNHHREERPRKETSGLPDLKCDACGKCFTAARSLMRHRRNRHSDERPYMCDTCGQCFTLNCYLTRHMKRHTEERQHCCTECGKCFFHQENLENHMGVHRGGDFKCDVCGRCLTTKGGLKFHQKKHTEQKTHRCKECSKAFFCRSNLKKHMRIHTGEKPFWCKECGKCFGENGSLSKHMMTHTEEKPHRCNECGRCFGLKGNLTVHMRTHRGEGVQCHLCGTHLKLASSLKRHLRTHRKNIHND; from the exons ATGTATAAACTACAGCTGCTTAATCTGTTTCTCAACGAAAAATTAATCGCAGTTCCTTTGGAGATATCCGTGGCAGTTAAAAAAACGATAGCAGAGCACCAGGAAGAAATCTGCCGTTTGAGACGGGCGAATGAACGTTTACGAAGAATCCTGGATTTGGTTTTCAAACCAGTGATAAAGTTGCATAGATTAGCAG acctccagcaATTCACTCTTCCTGAAGAGGAGGTTAATTGTGGCCAGCAGCACTGTGAGCAGGAATGGAGTGCCAATCTGGGGCCGGTGGAATCTGATGCCGTAGAGTCTATATGGGACTCTATCAACATCATAACGGTAGAGAACCAAACAGAATCGgaagaggagagcaacagagagtcCCAATCAACCAGTGACTATCAGCCCCACTCTGATGTAAACCCAGACAGTGACAATGAAAAAGTGGATGGAGTGGTGAGCAGAATACCACCGTCAAGGTCAAAGAGGGGAAGAGGACGGCCAAGGAAACACACTGGTGAGTCACCTGATCTGAAATGTGACGTGTGCGGGAAATTATTGGCGACAGCAGCTAATCTGAAAAGGCATCAGCAAAATCATCACCGTGAAGAGAGACCAAGAAAAGAAACCAGTGGATTGCCTGATCTAAAATGTGACGCGTGTGGAAAATGCTTTACGGCAGCACGTAGTCTGATGAGGCATCGGCGGAATCGGCACAGTGATGAGAGACCATACATGTGCGACACATGTGGACAATGTTTCACCCTGAACTGCTACCTGACCCGGCACATGAAGCGTCACACGGAGGAGAGACAACATTGCTGCACCGAATGTGGCAAATGTTTCTTTCACCAAGAGAACCTGGAAAATCATATGGGTGTTCATAGAGGGGGGGATTTTAAATGTGATGTGTGTGGAAGATGCTTGACGACAAAAGGTGGTCTGAAATTTCATCAGAAAAAGCACACGGAACAGAAAACGCATCGGTGTAAAGAATGTAGCAAAGCCTTTTTCTGCAGGTCAAACCTGAAAAAGCATATGAGGATTCACACGGGGGAGAAACCATTTTGgtgcaaagaatgtggcaaatGCTTTGGTGAGAATGGAAGCCTGTCAAAGCATATGATGACTCACACCGAGGAGAAACCTCATCGTTGTAATGAATGTGGCCGATGCTTCGGTCTGAAGGGAAACCTGACAGTTCATATGAGGACTCATAGAGGTGAGGGAGTGCAATGTCATTTGTGTGGAACTCACTTGAAGTTAGCTTCAAGTCTGAAAAGACATCTGCGAACTCACAGAAAGAATATTCATAATGACTGA
- the LOC112224672 gene encoding serine protease HTRA2, mitochondrial-like isoform X1, translating into MSTHVNRPLFWIIRRYTGEYLRKCNILNERTLGRVSGAYVGYKQHSTGDANTCHVNNVLNIWSAGGGRGSGSERTTLLKSVAVGLGLGSAAVLHFRGDEEDNVCERRGLLCDSILERVLPTAHCASPFKPDSPRFKFNFIADVVEKSTPAVVYIEIVGRHPFSGREVPISNGSGFIVSSDGLIVTNAHVVANKRGVRVKLTNGETYNATVQDVDQVADIATIKINAQHPLPTLSLGLSSDVRQGEFVVAMGSPFALRNTITSGIVSSVQRGSKELGLSKPNMDYIQTDAAIDFGNSGGPLINLDGEVIGINTMKVTAGISFAIPSDHVKHFLNQASDKKKSRLGVLDTKRRYIGVMMLTLTPSIIAELKLRDPSFPDVTYGIMIHRVIMGSPANRAGMKPGDCVVITLHRAGMKPGDIVLEINSTKVNTSEEIYNAVRTSDSITMVIRRGQDLLRLHMTPEFTE; encoded by the exons ATGTCAACACATGTCAATCGTCCGCTCTTCTGGATAATCAGGAGGTACACTGGGGAATATCTCCGAAAATGTAACATTTTGAACGAGCGAACACTAGGACGAGTTTCCGGTGCTTATGTCGGTTACAAACAGCACTCAACGGGAGACGCAAACACTTGTCATGTCAACAATGTTCTGAACATTTGGAGCGCAGGAGGCGGCAGGGGCAGTGGCTCAGAGCGGACTACTCTCCTCAAGTCAGTTGCTGTTGGGTTGGGACTCGGTAGTGCGGCAGTTCTGCATTTCAGAGGGGACGAGGAGGACAACGTTTGTGAGAGGAGAGGTTTACTTTGTGATTCGATCCTAGAACGTGTCTTGCCAACAGCCCACTGTGCCTCTCCTTTTAAACCCGACAGTCCACGATTCAAGTTCAACTTCATTGCGGATGTGGTGGAAAAATCTACGCCCGCTGTCGTGTATATTGAAATCGTCGGCAG GCACCCGTTCTCCGGTCGGGAAGTCCCCATCTCCAACGGTTCTGGTTTCATTGTCAGCAGTGATGGGCTCATAGTCACCAATGCCCATGTAGTGGCCAATAAGAGAGGAGTCCGGGTCAAGCTAACCAATGGGGAGACGTATAACGCCACTGTGCAAGACGTCGATCAGGTGGCGGACATAGCCACTATAAAAATCAATGCCCAG caccctctccctaccctctctctggGGCTGTCGTCGGATGTGCGTCAGGGGGAGTTTGTGGTTGCCATGGGCAGCCCGTTTGCCCTGAGGAACACCATCACGTCAGGTATCGTCTCTTCAGTCCAGCGGGGCAGCAAGGAGCTGGGTCTGTCCAAACCCAACATGGACTATATCCAGACAGACGCTGCCATCGAT TTTGGGAATTCTGGAGGGCCTCTGATTAATCTGGATGGTGAGGTGATCGGCATCAACACCATGAAGGTGACGGCAGGGATCTCCTTCGCGATCCCCTCGGATCACGTCAAACACTTCCTGAACCAAGCCTCCGACAAGAAGA AGTCTCGATTGGGGGTGTTGGACACCAAGCGGAGATACATCGGGGTCATGATGCTGACCCTGACTCCAAG TATCATTGCTGAGTTGAAGCTGAGGGATCCCTCCTTCCCTGATGTCACTTACGGGATCATGATCCACCGTGTCATCATGGGCTCTCCAGCCAACAG GGCAGGTATGAAGCCAGGTGACTGTGTTGTTATAACCCTCCACAGGGCAGGTATGAAGCCAGGTGACATAGTGCTGGAGATCAATAGCACCAAGGTGAACACGTCAGAGGAGATTTACAATGCCGTTAGGACCAGCGACAGCATCACCATGGTGATCAGAAGGGGTCAGGACCTACTCAGACTACACATGACCCCAGAGTTCACAGAGTGA
- the LOC112224672 gene encoding serine protease HTRA2, mitochondrial-like isoform X2: MSTHVNRPLFWIIRRYTGEYLRKCNILNERTLGRVSGAYVGYKQHSTGDANTCHVNNVLNIWSAGGGRGSGSERTTLLKSVAVGLGLGSAAVLHFRGDEEDNVCERRGLLCDSILERVLPTAHCASPFKPDSPRFKFNFIADVVEKSTPAVVYIEIVGRHPFSGREVPISNGSGFIVSSDGLIVTNAHVVANKRGVRVKLTNGETYNATVQDVDQVADIATIKINAQHPLPTLSLGLSSDVRQGEFVVAMGSPFALRNTITSGIVSSVQRGSKELGLSKPNMDYIQTDAAIDFGNSGGPLINLDGEVIGINTMKVTAGISFAIPSDHVKHFLNQASDKKKSRLGVLDTKRRYIGVMMLTLTPSIIAELKLRDPSFPDVTYGIMIHRVIMGSPANRAGMKPGDIVLEINSTKVNTSEEIYNAVRTSDSITMVIRRGQDLLRLHMTPEFTE, from the exons ATGTCAACACATGTCAATCGTCCGCTCTTCTGGATAATCAGGAGGTACACTGGGGAATATCTCCGAAAATGTAACATTTTGAACGAGCGAACACTAGGACGAGTTTCCGGTGCTTATGTCGGTTACAAACAGCACTCAACGGGAGACGCAAACACTTGTCATGTCAACAATGTTCTGAACATTTGGAGCGCAGGAGGCGGCAGGGGCAGTGGCTCAGAGCGGACTACTCTCCTCAAGTCAGTTGCTGTTGGGTTGGGACTCGGTAGTGCGGCAGTTCTGCATTTCAGAGGGGACGAGGAGGACAACGTTTGTGAGAGGAGAGGTTTACTTTGTGATTCGATCCTAGAACGTGTCTTGCCAACAGCCCACTGTGCCTCTCCTTTTAAACCCGACAGTCCACGATTCAAGTTCAACTTCATTGCGGATGTGGTGGAAAAATCTACGCCCGCTGTCGTGTATATTGAAATCGTCGGCAG GCACCCGTTCTCCGGTCGGGAAGTCCCCATCTCCAACGGTTCTGGTTTCATTGTCAGCAGTGATGGGCTCATAGTCACCAATGCCCATGTAGTGGCCAATAAGAGAGGAGTCCGGGTCAAGCTAACCAATGGGGAGACGTATAACGCCACTGTGCAAGACGTCGATCAGGTGGCGGACATAGCCACTATAAAAATCAATGCCCAG caccctctccctaccctctctctggGGCTGTCGTCGGATGTGCGTCAGGGGGAGTTTGTGGTTGCCATGGGCAGCCCGTTTGCCCTGAGGAACACCATCACGTCAGGTATCGTCTCTTCAGTCCAGCGGGGCAGCAAGGAGCTGGGTCTGTCCAAACCCAACATGGACTATATCCAGACAGACGCTGCCATCGAT TTTGGGAATTCTGGAGGGCCTCTGATTAATCTGGATGGTGAGGTGATCGGCATCAACACCATGAAGGTGACGGCAGGGATCTCCTTCGCGATCCCCTCGGATCACGTCAAACACTTCCTGAACCAAGCCTCCGACAAGAAGA AGTCTCGATTGGGGGTGTTGGACACCAAGCGGAGATACATCGGGGTCATGATGCTGACCCTGACTCCAAG TATCATTGCTGAGTTGAAGCTGAGGGATCCCTCCTTCCCTGATGTCACTTACGGGATCATGATCCACCGTGTCATCATGGGCTCTCCAGCCAACAG GGCAGGTATGAAGCCAGGTGACATAGTGCTGGAGATCAATAGCACCAAGGTGAACACGTCAGAGGAGATTTACAATGCCGTTAGGACCAGCGACAGCATCACCATGGTGATCAGAAGGGGTCAGGACCTACTCAGACTACACATGACCCCAGAGTTCACAGAGTGA
- the LOC112224670 gene encoding oocyte zinc finger protein XlCOF6.1 isoform X2 — MSAALKVPKNTVASNILKWNTFGTTKTLPRAGRLAKLSNRGRRSIYLQQFTLPEEEVNCGQQHCEQEWSANLGPVESDAVESIWDSINIITVENQTESEEESNRESQSTSDYQPHSDVNPDSDNEKVDGVVSRIPPSRSKRGRGRPRKHTGESPDLKCDVCGKLLATAANLKRHQQNHHREERPRKETSGLPDLKCDACGKCFTAARSLMRHRRNRHSDERPYMCDTCGQCFTLNCYLTRHMKRHTEERQHCCTECGKCFFHQENLENHMGVHRGGDFKCDVCGRCLTTKGGLKFHQKKHTEQKTHRCKECSKAFFCRSNLKKHMRIHTGEKPFWCKECGKCFGENGSLSKHMMTHTEEKPHRCNECGRCFGLKGNLTVHMRTHRGEGVQCHLCGTHLKLASSLKRHLRTHRKNIHND; from the exons atgtctgcagcattgaaagtcccgaAGAACACGGTGGCTTCCaatattcttaaatggaatacgtttggaaccaccaagactcttcctagagctggtcgcctggccaaactgagcaatcgggggagaagatccatat acctccagcaATTCACTCTTCCTGAAGAGGAGGTTAATTGTGGCCAGCAGCACTGTGAGCAGGAATGGAGTGCCAATCTGGGGCCGGTGGAATCTGATGCCGTAGAGTCTATATGGGACTCTATCAACATCATAACGGTAGAGAACCAAACAGAATCGgaagaggagagcaacagagagtcCCAATCAACCAGTGACTATCAGCCCCACTCTGATGTAAACCCAGACAGTGACAATGAAAAAGTGGATGGAGTGGTGAGCAGAATACCACCGTCAAGGTCAAAGAGGGGAAGAGGACGGCCAAGGAAACACACTGGTGAGTCACCTGATCTGAAATGTGACGTGTGCGGGAAATTATTGGCGACAGCAGCTAATCTGAAAAGGCATCAGCAAAATCATCACCGTGAAGAGAGACCAAGAAAAGAAACCAGTGGATTGCCTGATCTAAAATGTGACGCGTGTGGAAAATGCTTTACGGCAGCACGTAGTCTGATGAGGCATCGGCGGAATCGGCACAGTGATGAGAGACCATACATGTGCGACACATGTGGACAATGTTTCACCCTGAACTGCTACCTGACCCGGCACATGAAGCGTCACACGGAGGAGAGACAACATTGCTGCACCGAATGTGGCAAATGTTTCTTTCACCAAGAGAACCTGGAAAATCATATGGGTGTTCATAGAGGGGGGGATTTTAAATGTGATGTGTGTGGAAGATGCTTGACGACAAAAGGTGGTCTGAAATTTCATCAGAAAAAGCACACGGAACAGAAAACGCATCGGTGTAAAGAATGTAGCAAAGCCTTTTTCTGCAGGTCAAACCTGAAAAAGCATATGAGGATTCACACGGGGGAGAAACCATTTTGgtgcaaagaatgtggcaaatGCTTTGGTGAGAATGGAAGCCTGTCAAAGCATATGATGACTCACACCGAGGAGAAACCTCATCGTTGTAATGAATGTGGCCGATGCTTCGGTCTGAAGGGAAACCTGACAGTTCATATGAGGACTCATAGAGGTGAGGGAGTGCAATGTCATTTGTGTGGAACTCACTTGAAGTTAGCTTCAAGTCTGAAAAGACATCTGCGAACTCACAGAAAGAATATTCATAATGACTGA